In Miscanthus floridulus cultivar M001 chromosome 19, ASM1932011v1, whole genome shotgun sequence, the DNA window CTACTGCTACTGTAGCAATACATCCTCATAGCCTTTAGCCCATCATGAGGTCGGAGGCCATCCAGCACCTTTTTATGTGCCTCCTTTTCATTGTCGTTAGACCATCTTAATGTTAGTTCTTCCAGCCTTTTCTTGTCCCAAAGTTTTGCTGCTTTTGCATCTGCTCCTGTCGCATTTTCAAGCTTCCTTAGCTCCAGCTGGCCACCAAGGTCCAAGTTCTCCAGCGCTTCCATGTTACTGCAACCCGAGCCAGTACCTAATACAAAGCATGTAAGCGTCTGCAGGGAAGTGAGGTGTCCGAGGTTTGGAGGCATGCTCGTTAACTTCGGACATCCGTGAGTGTAGAGGTGACGGAGGGCTGTCATATACTTCATTGCCTTTGGAAGTTGTTCAAGACTTTCACAATAGGATAGGTTCAATGTTTGCAGATGATACAGGATGGTAATGTCTTCAGGAAGTGCTACAATATCACTTCTTGAGAGATCAAGATACCTTAGGTGATGAAGATATTTCGGCTTTAGAAATGGACCTTGCCGTGTCTTTAAGGCTCGGACAAGCCGCAAATATTTTGATAATTTCTGcacatctgttattttggatctATCACATATTAGTGTCTGGATAGCTGGAGACCCTTTCTCTATGGAAGCATTCAAAACATTTTCTTCAATGTCAACTGATAGAAATAAATGGCGAGCGGAGTATGGAAAATCCTCACTTTGGCTCAGTTTTGTATCTATTGCAGCACATTCTTTTCCCATTGAATCCTGTGCAACATCATGCATAAGGTCATGGATTTTACAAGTAATTTGTCTGTTAAATTTGCCTTGCTGCACCTCCTGAAAAAATGACCTTTGGGCTAGCTCATTGAAAATTTGTTTACCAGTGACTTCAGGACACACTCTTTTTTGCTCCGGGATAAAACTATTAGCCATCCATAGTCGGATCAGCATTTCCACATCAATCTCATGATCCTTAGGAAACATTGCACAAAAGGCAAAGCACTGTCGCATATGTGGTGGCAAGCAATTGTAACTGAGCTTGAGTACTGGTAAGATTCCATTTTCGTCATCACAAATTGTGCTTCGGTTTAATACCGCCTCCCATTCTTGCACGGTATTCTTAGTACGAAGTACAGAGCCCAATGCTGTAGCAGCTAAAGGAGAACCAGAACATCTCTTCACAACATCACCGACCATATTGAGTAGCTGATCATCAGGCTTTTGTGCTTGCACACTAAATGCTTCTTTCTTGATAATTTTTTCTATGTAGCTTTCTTCCAAGTGCTTGATCTTACGGACTTCGATTGTCCCCATGAACTGAGCAATATTTTCATCACGAGTTGTTGTCAAAACTGAGCTACCGGGGGCACCATGATGAAGGTAGGACCTCAACTTATCCCACTTGTTAGCCTCACGGTTCCATACATCATCTAGTACAAGGAGATACTTCTTCCCACTCACTGCACTTTTAAACTTTTCCATTGGTGAACCACTGGTCATTTGACAACCATTGTTTTTAGCCTCTTTCACTATTGTTTCAAACAGGGAATCCACATCAAAGTTTTCCGACACACACACCCAGATCTGAACCTGGAAGTGCTTCTGAATGGCGGAGTCATTGTAAACAAGCTGCGCTAATGTGGTCTTGCCCATCCCGCCCATTCCTACCACAGGAAGGACTGTGAGACCCACATTGTCCCCTTGGCCAAGCAATGCATCAACaatctccttcttctcttttgcTCTTGAGTCACTTGCAATGTTCACATAATTGTCTGGCATGTTAGGATCTGTCTGCCTCCACTTCATGGACATTGGTGGCTGTGGTTTGAATTTGAACCTAAAGGTATTCATCTCTGCTATGAGGACATCAACTTCTTGCAAAATCATACGGAGCTTGTTTGCCATCCTATAACGGAACACAAAGCGGTTGTGAGAAGGGAAGAGCTTTATGACATCCATACCGAACTCCTTGTAGTGCCCCTCTGCCTTTGCCTTGCGGCGGAGTGCCTCGTACTTGAACTCGTCAAGGACATCGTTCGCCTTGTAGGCCACGGTCCGGAGCTCCTCAAGCCAAGCTTTCGCCCCCTCTCTGTTTTTCGCTGCCTGCTCCTCGGCGTCAGTGATGACGTCCAGGACGGCGGGCAGCTTGCGCTTGAGGAGCTTGTGCTGCTCCTCCATGCCCTCCATGACCTTGTACTGGTCCAGGAGGTGGCTGGAGGCCTTCTCCTTCACCATGGACACCAGCGGCCCGACCACCATGGTGGCCAGTACCTCCGCCATCGAAACTCTTGGAGCTCGATGAGAACACGGGTGCAGGGTGCAAGGAAAGCACAGCTGCTGGGTGGTGAAGGGAGTGGATGTGGATCTGACGAGGAGCTGCTTTGGAGGAAGATGTAACCAGTAACGCGTGCGCTGATTTTCTATTAAGTTGCTATCAGCCAAGTGGCTCTGCTTGGTTAGTTGCATCGACCAGAACAATATGATATAGAAGTATGGCTTGCAGGTGAGGCGCGTTATATATGGCCAGCTGCAAACCCACAAAGGCTGTCCGTTAACTCAACCTCACGAATTAGCATGTATTAGCTTAATTACTTGCCTCTGATATACTGTAGCCGGCCTAATGTACAGGTACAGGTGAGATCAGGTCCTTCCTTGCAGTACTAAGTAGAGACTACTTGAATAATCACCAATTTTGCATGTTAACAAGTTAACACATGGCATGCTAGTGAATATTGGACCAATAACTTCGTAGGTGTATATTATTTTGTGACTTTGTTCATGTATACTCGagaatatttgatcatgttattcCAACTTAATTTTCGGGCTCCTTGTCCATATTTGTCTGTTTCCGTATTTTTGTATATCCCTATCCAATTTCAGTTCTGTTTTTTTTTCCGAACCCGATCCTCTCTCTACTAAAAATATAGAAACAGAAACGGAGGAGGAGTTTTCCTGCAAGTTtccatccgttttcatccctacacgCGAGCCTGTAGTACCATCACCAATTCACCATCATCACTTCTCCCTAATCCAGCTTCACTTTGGGCCAACAAACTTTAGTCCAACACTGGCCCAGATCTACTTTCTCGTGAACAAATCTCTCTGTGCTAATAAGATATCCTCTGGTTTGGAATGCCGCCAGTCTCGGTTCCTACGGTCATAATAAACAATAAATTTTCTGTACGCGTACCGTCAAAATCATCTTGTTCTttgcttcaaaaaaaaaatcatcttgtTCCGTTGTTCGTTTGCATTTCCGTCCGGTACGGTCGAAGGAGGAGGCAACTCATGACACACGACCGATCACGTCTTTTGCGTGCGACGCCTTGGGATCCCCGCATGCTTCCGTCTTTTTCCAAAAGACAACACACGGGCGCGGCACGTCAGATCCGTGGGGGCGTGCAGCTACAGCCCACCTGGCATGCCGAGCGCACGCGTGGGAGGCACCGCCCGAGACAGACGGCAGCGGCACGGCGCGGCAGGAAAACCACCACGCCTGACGCCCAGCAGGGAGAGGATCGCCTCACGTTGCCTGTAGCATCGAGAGCAGTCATCGTCATTAACAAAGCAGTTGTCGTTATTAACAGTACGTCAACTGTCACCTGCTACCCGTAATTTTTAAAGTTACTTTCTTCCAACATTC includes these proteins:
- the LOC136527890 gene encoding putative disease resistance protein RGA3 gives rise to the protein MAEVLATMVVGPLVSMVKEKASSHLLDQYKVMEGMEEQHKLLKRKLPAVLDVITDAEEQAAKNREGAKAWLEELRTVAYKANDVLDEFKYEALRRKAKAEGHYKEFGMDVIKLFPSHNRFVFRYRMANKLRMILQEVDVLIAEMNTFRFKFKPQPPMSMKWRQTDPNMPDNYVNIASDSRAKEKKEIVDALLGQGDNVGLTVLPVVGMGGMGKTTLAQLVYNDSAIQKHFQVQIWVCVSENFDVDSLFETIVKEAKNNGCQMTSGSPMEKFKSAVSGKKYLLVLDDVWNREANKWDKLRSYLHHGAPGSSVLTTTRDENIAQFMGTIEVRKIKHLEESYIEKIIKKEAFSVQAQKPDDQLLNMVGDVVKRCSGSPLAATALGSVLRTKNTVQEWEAVLNRSTICDDENGILPVLKLSYNCLPPHMRQCFAFCAMFPKDHEIDVEMLIRLWMANSFIPEQKRVCPEVTGKQIFNELAQRSFFQEVQQGKFNRQITCKIHDLMHDVAQDSMGKECAAIDTKLSQSEDFPYSARHLFLSVDIEENVLNASIEKGSPAIQTLICDRSKITDVQKLSKYLRLVRALKTRQGPFLKPKYLHHLRYLDLSRSDIVALPEDITILYHLQTLNLSYCESLEQLPKAMKYMTALRHLYTHGCPKLTSMPPNLGHLTSLQTLTCFVLGTGSGCSNMEALENLDLGGQLELRKLENATGADAKAAKLWDKKRLEELTLRWSNDNEKEAHKKVLDGLRPHDGLKAMRMYCYSSSSIPTLMLELQGMVELELEDCQNLEKLPALWQLQSLQFLHLSQRCRFVAPAGSAILVITSGLLLTGSDGTFAFYYFIIYFNLYFFVELDFALY